The proteins below come from a single Mucilaginibacter mali genomic window:
- a CDS encoding 4-hydroxy-3-methylbut-2-enyl diphosphate reductase, producing the protein MGAYNLQVTIDADSGFCFGVVYAIDMAEDILAEDGYLYCLGDIVHNDEEVERLKAKGLRIIDHSQLNELHNEKVLIRAHGEAPETYRLAMEHNITLIDASCPVVLKLQNRIKASHDNDEQIVIFGKHGHAEVIGLQGQTNGEAMVFQDIAELDALDLPQKFTLYSQTTKSTDKFYQIKDQLLAKGFEVKANDTICRQVSNRDKDLPEFAKQFDQVVFVSGKKSSNGKVLFEVCRKHNANTHFVSSVDELHPEMFQPGQTIGIAGATSTPMWLMELVKARLESY; encoded by the coding sequence ATGGGAGCATACAATTTACAGGTAACTATCGATGCCGATTCGGGCTTTTGCTTTGGCGTGGTTTACGCTATTGATATGGCCGAAGATATTTTGGCCGAAGACGGCTACCTGTATTGCCTCGGCGATATCGTCCATAACGACGAGGAGGTAGAACGCCTGAAAGCCAAGGGCCTGCGCATTATCGACCATAGTCAACTTAACGAACTGCATAACGAGAAGGTGCTTATCCGCGCCCATGGCGAAGCGCCCGAGACTTACCGCCTGGCCATGGAGCATAATATCACGCTGATAGACGCGTCGTGCCCGGTAGTGTTGAAATTGCAGAACCGTATCAAGGCATCGCACGATAATGATGAGCAGATCGTCATCTTCGGTAAGCATGGGCATGCCGAGGTAATTGGCTTGCAAGGCCAAACCAATGGTGAAGCGATGGTTTTCCAGGATATTGCCGAATTGGACGCGCTCGACCTGCCGCAGAAATTTACCCTGTATAGCCAAACCACCAAAAGCACCGATAAATTTTACCAGATAAAAGACCAGCTACTGGCCAAAGGCTTCGAGGTGAAAGCTAACGATACCATTTGCCGCCAGGTATCCAACCGGGATAAGGACCTGCCCGAGTTTGCCAAACAGTTCGATCAGGTGGTATTTGTATCCGGCAAAAAGTCATCAAACGGAAAGGTATTGTTTGAAGTTTGCCGCAAGCATAACGCCAATACGCATTTTGTATCATCGGTTGATGAACTGCACCCCGAGATGTTTCAACCCGGCCAAACTATCGGTATCGCAGGCGCTACTTCTACGCCAATGTGGCTGATGGAGTTGGTAAAGGCGCGGTTGGAGAGTTATTGA
- a CDS encoding NAD(P)/FAD-dependent oxidoreductase, with product MNKSEIEHPKSEINSPFRGLGGRAAIIGTGIAGMGCGHFLHQHTDLTFYEQNDYVGGHTNTVTVDENGTPVYIDTGFMVFNYKTYSNLCMLFAEIEAPVKKTDMSFSVQHVPSGLEYSGSSVNHLFAQRKNIFSPKYIKMLMQIARFNKESVKILGDPKYADYSIGQYIREFNFGEEMLWKYLVPMSSAVWSTPMEQMLDFPAVTLIRFFLNHGFLGLDTQHQWYTLEKGSQAYREILIRPFRDKIQVNRKAVKISRRTDGRAVVHASDGTQEVFDKVIIATHGDQALEMLNNPTADEQRLLSNFKYQYNKAVLHTDDSIMPKTKLAWASWNYRIQQDNGQLTPSTIYWMNQLQGVSEHKNYFVSINPHPGLDERKIIKELDYEHPLFDVPAIIAQAELQKLNQTGPLYFCGSYFKYGFHEDAFASAVQLCSQLLGKQLYDGPAAEPPVGV from the coding sequence ATGAATAAATCCGAAATAGAACATCCGAAATCCGAAATAAACTCCCCATTTAGGGGGTTGGGGGGCCGCGCCGCCATCATCGGCACGGGCATAGCCGGCATGGGTTGCGGGCACTTCCTGCATCAACACACCGACCTGACCTTTTACGAGCAGAACGATTATGTGGGCGGCCATACCAATACCGTTACGGTTGACGAGAATGGCACGCCGGTTTATATCGATACCGGCTTTATGGTGTTCAACTATAAAACCTATTCCAATCTGTGCATGCTGTTTGCCGAAATAGAAGCCCCGGTAAAAAAGACCGACATGTCTTTCAGCGTGCAGCATGTGCCCAGCGGTCTGGAATATAGCGGCAGCAGTGTGAACCACCTGTTCGCGCAGCGGAAGAATATCTTCAGCCCAAAGTATATTAAAATGCTGATGCAGATTGCCCGCTTTAATAAGGAGAGCGTAAAGATCCTGGGCGATCCTAAGTATGCCGACTATTCCATCGGGCAGTACATTCGCGAGTTTAATTTTGGCGAGGAGATGCTGTGGAAATACCTGGTGCCCATGAGTTCGGCCGTATGGAGCACCCCGATGGAGCAAATGCTGGATTTCCCGGCAGTAACACTGATCCGCTTCTTTTTAAATCACGGCTTTTTAGGTTTGGATACCCAGCACCAATGGTACACGCTGGAGAAGGGCAGCCAGGCCTACCGCGAGATCCTGATTCGCCCTTTTCGGGATAAGATACAGGTTAACCGCAAGGCCGTTAAGATCTCGCGCCGTACAGATGGCAGGGCCGTTGTCCACGCGTCGGATGGCACACAGGAAGTGTTTGACAAGGTGATCATTGCCACGCATGGCGATCAGGCGCTGGAAATGCTTAATAACCCTACGGCTGATGAACAACGCCTGTTAAGTAACTTTAAATACCAATACAACAAAGCGGTGTTACATACCGACGACAGCATTATGCCCAAAACCAAACTGGCCTGGGCCAGCTGGAACTATCGCATCCAGCAGGATAACGGCCAGTTAACGCCAAGCACCATCTACTGGATGAACCAATTGCAGGGGGTATCCGAACATAAAAACTACTTTGTATCCATTAATCCGCACCCGGGGCTGGACGAGCGGAAGATCATTAAGGAGCTGGATTACGAACATCCATTGTTTGATGTGCCAGCCATAATCGCCCAGGCCGAACTACAGAAGCTAAACCAAACCGGCCCGCTATATTTTTGCGGCAGTTATTTTAAGTACGGCTTTCACGAGGATGCCTTTGCCAGCGCGGTACAACTATGCTCGCAGCTGCTGGGTAAGCAACTGTACGATGGACCGGCGGCAGAGCCGCCAGTAGGAGTTTAA
- a CDS encoding SAM-dependent methyltransferase translates to MWYDKLIEQNKVPDFLLRQGIRKLLRQRLADEDKGGVEAQQAHLMALIAELKASPIAVNTTEANEQHYEVPTQFYRYCLGKNLKYSSGYWKDGVTDIDTSENDMLDLTCQRAELADGQQVLELGCGWGSLSLYMAAKFPGSTFKVVSNSRTQKQYIDEQAQQWGITNLTVITADMNTFIIDDKFDRVVSVEMFEHMRNYRLLLAKVASFLKADGKLWIHIFTHKEYAYKFEVVDDTDWMSKYFFTGGIMPSDDLMFYFNDDLVVEKHWHVSGTHYAKTSEAWLKNMDMHKAEIMPLFEQTYGKHQAVKWWVYWRLFYMACAELWNFNKGNEWLVSHYLFTKTK, encoded by the coding sequence ATGTGGTACGATAAACTAATAGAACAAAACAAGGTCCCCGATTTTTTATTGCGACAAGGCATCCGCAAGCTGTTGCGCCAGCGCTTAGCCGACGAAGACAAGGGTGGCGTTGAAGCGCAACAAGCCCACCTGATGGCACTGATAGCCGAACTAAAGGCATCGCCCATTGCGGTAAATACCACAGAAGCCAACGAGCAGCATTACGAGGTGCCTACACAATTTTATCGATATTGCCTGGGTAAAAACCTCAAGTATTCATCAGGCTATTGGAAGGATGGGGTTACCGATATCGATACCAGCGAGAATGACATGCTGGACCTTACCTGTCAGCGTGCTGAATTGGCGGATGGCCAGCAAGTGCTGGAATTGGGTTGCGGTTGGGGATCATTATCGCTTTATATGGCGGCCAAATTTCCAGGCAGTACCTTTAAAGTGGTTTCCAACTCGCGCACGCAAAAGCAATATATTGATGAGCAGGCGCAACAGTGGGGTATTACAAACCTCACGGTGATCACCGCTGATATGAACACTTTCATTATCGATGATAAATTTGACCGGGTGGTATCGGTAGAGATGTTTGAGCACATGCGTAACTACCGGTTGCTGCTGGCTAAGGTGGCATCCTTCCTGAAGGCGGACGGTAAGCTGTGGATCCATATTTTTACACATAAGGAATATGCTTATAAATTCGAAGTAGTTGACGATACCGACTGGATGAGTAAATACTTCTTCACAGGGGGGATTATGCCCAGCGACGACCTGATGTTTTACTTTAACGATGACCTGGTGGTTGAAAAGCACTGGCATGTAAGCGGCACCCACTACGCCAAAACATCCGAAGCCTGGCTTAAAAATATGGATATGCATAAGGCCGAAATTATGCCGTTATTTGAACAGACTTACGGCAAGCACCAGGCGGTGAAGTGGTGGGTATATTGGCGCCTGTTCTATATGGCCTGCGCCGAGTTATGGAATTTTAATAAGGGTAACGAGTGGCTGGTGAGCCATTATTTGTTCACGAAAACTAAATAA
- a CDS encoding pseudouridine synthase, giving the protein MLDILYHDEHLIAINKPHGLLVHRSPIAADVEEFAVQKLRDQIGKWVTPVHRLDRKTGGVLLFALDKETEIAMHKQFMEGQVAKTYLAIVRGHTPDTESIDYPLRKENGMMQDAHTDYTTLQRADLPIPLGNHPSSRYSLVEATPTTGRMHQLRKHFAHIFHPIIGDRTHGCNKQNRFWKERWEMTTMLLHASRQSFTHPVTGETVIIEAPLQPEFLRVMTLLSFSILS; this is encoded by the coding sequence ATGCTCGATATCCTATACCACGACGAACACCTCATCGCCATCAATAAACCGCACGGACTATTGGTACACCGCTCGCCCATTGCTGCTGATGTGGAAGAGTTTGCCGTCCAAAAACTGCGCGACCAGATTGGCAAATGGGTAACCCCCGTACACCGGCTGGATCGTAAAACCGGCGGCGTGCTACTCTTCGCACTGGATAAAGAGACCGAGATAGCCATGCACAAGCAGTTTATGGAGGGGCAGGTAGCCAAAACCTACCTGGCCATCGTTCGCGGGCATACGCCCGACACCGAATCCATCGACTATCCCCTGCGTAAGGAGAACGGCATGATGCAGGATGCCCATACCGACTACACCACCCTGCAACGTGCCGACTTACCTATTCCATTAGGTAATCATCCCAGCTCGCGCTACTCGCTGGTGGAAGCCACGCCCACTACCGGCCGCATGCATCAGTTGCGCAAGCATTTCGCTCACATATTTCACCCCATCATCGGCGACCGTACCCACGGCTGCAACAAGCAAAACCGTTTTTGGAAGGAGCGCTGGGAAATGACCACAATGCTGCTGCATGCCAGCCGGCAATCGTTCACGCACCCGGTAACAGGCGAAACGGTAATTATTGAAGCGCCCCTGCAACCCGAATTTTTGCGGGTGATGACGCTATTGAGTTTCAGTATTTTATCCTAA
- a CDS encoding diacylglycerol kinase family protein, which produces MKKLIRGFGYAFKGIGYATATQVNFRIHLVASLTATLLGYALHVSANEWIWIIFCMALVLAAELFNTAIEVLTDLVSPEYNKKAGHVKDVAAGGVLVTAIFALITGTIIFLPKILALIHAA; this is translated from the coding sequence ATGAAAAAACTGATACGTGGCTTTGGTTATGCTTTTAAAGGGATAGGCTATGCCACGGCCACGCAGGTTAACTTCAGGATCCACCTGGTGGCATCACTAACGGCTACCTTGTTAGGCTATGCCTTGCATGTATCGGCTAACGAATGGATCTGGATCATCTTCTGTATGGCGCTGGTACTGGCCGCCGAATTATTCAATACCGCTATCGAAGTACTAACCGACCTGGTATCGCCCGAGTATAATAAAAAAGCCGGCCACGTAAAGGATGTTGCCGCCGGTGGGGTGCTGGTAACGGCCATCTTCGCGCTGATAACCGGCACCATTATTTTTTTACCCAAGATATTAGCCCTGATACATGCTGCATAA
- a CDS encoding alpha/beta hydrolase, giving the protein MPRLILIIIFFFISLLGVCKAPAYYLWLLAIVVTEYPLIFAGISTILTAWGFWAGRYQMAGTVIGVISILLYLSPIIRAQLLSEDLREGMSASFTGNGTPPVFPGRKVFSFGKLFTGVPAVGYQTRTYAKYADVELTLDYYAPPKSSPRGRTSEASRFGSSLSGRPGGVCVIVIHGGSWSSGDSKQLPELNYYLAGRGYNVAAINYRMAPKYQTPAPVEDVKQALDYLTKHAEELHIDTSKFVLLGRSAGAQIALLAAYTLHDKRIKGVVDFYGPADMVWGYSVPSNPLIMDSRKVMENYIGCTYQQGQAKYVACSPLEFADTAAVPTLIIHGDNDVLVSPEHSRRLNLKLQQHNIRHYWLKLPWATHGFDYNLNGPGGQLSTFAVETFLNTITQ; this is encoded by the coding sequence ATGCCACGCCTCATACTCATCATCATCTTCTTCTTTATCTCGCTGCTGGGGGTATGCAAAGCGCCTGCGTATTACCTGTGGCTGCTGGCCATTGTAGTTACAGAATACCCGTTGATATTTGCCGGCATCAGTACCATATTAACAGCCTGGGGCTTTTGGGCAGGTCGTTACCAAATGGCGGGGACGGTGATCGGGGTCATCAGCATTTTGCTTTACCTGTCGCCCATTATCAGGGCGCAATTATTAAGCGAAGATTTGCGCGAGGGAATGTCGGCATCGTTTACAGGCAATGGTACGCCGCCTGTTTTCCCGGGAAGAAAGGTGTTTAGCTTTGGGAAGCTGTTTACAGGTGTACCGGCGGTTGGGTACCAAACCAGGACTTACGCGAAGTATGCTGATGTGGAGTTGACACTCGATTATTATGCCCCTCCTAAATCCTCCCCGAGGGGAAGAACTTCAGAAGCATCCCGTTTTGGCTCCTCCCTTTCAGGGAGGCCGGGAGGGGTATGTGTTATCGTCATCCACGGCGGTTCCTGGAGCAGTGGCGATAGCAAGCAGTTGCCCGAATTAAATTATTATTTGGCCGGCAGGGGCTACAACGTGGCGGCCATTAACTACCGCATGGCACCGAAATATCAAACACCGGCACCTGTTGAGGATGTGAAGCAGGCCTTAGACTATCTAACCAAACACGCGGAAGAATTGCACATCGATACCAGCAAATTTGTACTGCTTGGCCGTTCTGCCGGGGCGCAGATAGCCTTGCTGGCCGCCTACACCCTGCACGATAAGCGCATAAAAGGTGTCGTAGATTTCTACGGCCCGGCGGATATGGTTTGGGGCTACTCGGTGCCATCCAACCCACTCATTATGGATTCGCGCAAGGTGATGGAAAATTATATCGGTTGCACCTATCAGCAGGGGCAGGCTAAATATGTAGCTTGCTCGCCGCTGGAGTTTGCGGATACCGCGGCTGTCCCCACGCTGATTATCCATGGCGATAACGATGTGCTGGTATCGCCGGAGCATAGCCGCCGCCTGAACCTGAAATTGCAGCAACACAATATCCGCCATTATTGGTTAAAGTTGCCATGGGCCACCCACGGGTTCGATTATAACCTGAACGGCCCGGGCGGTCAGCTATCAACCTTTGCGGTAGAGACGTTTTTGAATACGATAACGCAGTAA
- a CDS encoding cytochrome ubiquinol oxidase subunit I — translation MNVEILARIQFAFTIAFHYIYPPLSIGLGLIMVVMEGLFLKTGKKIYERMTRFYVRIFALIFGIGVATGIVMEFEFGTNWAVYSKYVGDVFGSALAAEGIFAFALESGFLGVLLFGWSKVKPWVHFLSTVMVTLGSMFSAIWIVVANSWQQTPAGYHIVGSGLDARAQITDFWAMVFNPSSVQRITHVWLGAFLSGAFLVLSISAYYIRKKRHVEFSRKSLKISLAVATVCALLQLVAGHQSADVVARYQPAKLAALEGHYDGTKAADMYLFGYVDQKNNQTHGVSIPGGLSFLTQGDFKKPVAGLNNFKPEDRPKAVNFVFQTYHLMVAIGMFMIALTLYSCFLWWRGKLFDKKWLMYIFSFSVLLPQIANQVGWYSAEVGRQPWVVYGLLRTSKALSQAVSAGNIIFSLILFTWVYLVLFGLFIYVLNKKIKHGPYDDENLDHSPRHIEMADSLG, via the coding sequence ATGAACGTCGAGATCCTGGCCCGCATCCAATTCGCCTTCACCATCGCCTTCCATTATATCTATCCGCCGCTAAGCATTGGCCTTGGCCTCATTATGGTAGTGATGGAGGGCCTGTTCTTAAAAACCGGCAAGAAGATATACGAGCGCATGACCCGCTTTTACGTACGCATCTTCGCCCTGATATTTGGCATCGGCGTGGCTACCGGCATTGTAATGGAGTTTGAGTTCGGTACCAATTGGGCTGTGTATTCAAAATATGTGGGCGATGTGTTCGGCAGCGCGCTGGCGGCCGAGGGCATCTTCGCTTTCGCGCTGGAGTCGGGCTTTCTTGGCGTACTGCTTTTTGGGTGGAGCAAGGTAAAACCCTGGGTGCATTTCCTCTCTACCGTTATGGTGACCTTAGGGTCGATGTTCTCGGCTATTTGGATCGTAGTGGCCAACTCCTGGCAGCAAACACCGGCCGGCTACCACATTGTAGGCAGCGGACTGGATGCCCGCGCGCAAATCACCGATTTTTGGGCCATGGTGTTCAACCCCTCATCGGTACAGCGCATTACGCATGTTTGGCTGGGTGCTTTCCTTTCGGGCGCTTTCCTGGTGCTCAGCATTAGTGCCTACTATATCCGTAAGAAACGGCATGTAGAATTTTCGCGCAAATCGTTAAAGATATCGCTGGCGGTAGCTACCGTTTGTGCCTTGCTGCAACTGGTGGCAGGGCACCAGTCGGCCGATGTGGTAGCGCGTTACCAGCCTGCTAAACTGGCCGCTTTAGAGGGGCATTACGATGGCACGAAAGCCGCCGATATGTACCTGTTCGGCTATGTGGACCAAAAGAACAATCAAACCCATGGGGTATCCATCCCGGGCGGGTTAAGCTTTTTGACACAAGGCGATTTTAAAAAACCAGTTGCCGGCCTCAATAACTTTAAACCCGAGGACCGGCCCAAAGCGGTAAATTTTGTTTTCCAGACCTATCACCTGATGGTGGCCATCGGTATGTTTATGATCGCCTTAACTTTATATAGCTGCTTTTTATGGTGGCGGGGCAAACTGTTCGATAAAAAATGGTTGATGTATATTTTTTCGTTCTCGGTACTGTTGCCGCAGATAGCCAACCAGGTAGGCTGGTACAGCGCCGAGGTAGGCCGCCAGCCATGGGTGGTGTATGGCTTGCTGCGCACATCAAAGGCGCTGTCGCAGGCGGTATCGGCGGGTAACATTATCTTTTCGCTGATATTATTTACCTGGGTATATTTGGTATTGTTCGGCCTGTTTATTTATGTGTTGAATAAGAAGATAAAGCACGGACCGTATGATGACGAGAATTTGGATCATAGTCCGCGGCATATTGAGATGGCGGATAGTTTGGGGTGA
- the cydB gene encoding cytochrome d ubiquinol oxidase subunit II yields the protein MATLFGIDYQTWWFLLIGAVFTGYIILDGFDLGAGALHLFFNKETSRRIVLNAIGPVWDGNEVWIVIGGGALFAGFPVVYASLLSAFYVPFILFLLGIIFRAISIEFRSKEPMLWWKRMWDICYTCSSSLIAFLLGLILGNVIQGINIGPDHVFRGSFMEFLNPYAIMMGITTLALLMMHGAIYLVMKTEDRIYTKLTIMVKNTTIFFVIMILLTSFYTLLYLPHMATVIRRFPELFVIPVMMVLAIANITRQITKRKYLFAFISSSVTISLLMVLVAIELYPNMLLSKISPANHLTVYNSSSSEKTLGIMLLMAAIGVPMVVGYTTFVFMTFKGKVKLDEMSY from the coding sequence ATGGCAACATTATTCGGTATCGATTATCAAACCTGGTGGTTCCTGCTGATAGGGGCTGTGTTTACCGGGTACATTATTTTGGATGGGTTTGATTTGGGGGCCGGTGCGCTGCACCTGTTCTTTAATAAAGAGACCAGCCGGCGCATTGTGCTGAATGCTATTGGCCCGGTTTGGGATGGCAACGAAGTATGGATCGTAATTGGCGGCGGGGCGCTGTTCGCGGGTTTCCCGGTGGTTTATGCTTCGCTGCTGTCGGCGTTTTATGTGCCTTTTATTTTGTTTTTGCTGGGGATCATCTTCAGGGCGATCTCTATCGAGTTTAGGAGCAAGGAGCCGATGCTGTGGTGGAAACGTATGTGGGATATCTGTTATACCTGTAGCAGTTCGCTCATCGCCTTTTTGCTGGGGCTGATATTGGGCAATGTGATACAAGGCATTAACATTGGCCCCGACCATGTTTTTAGGGGCAGTTTTATGGAGTTTTTAAATCCCTACGCTATTATGATGGGCATCACTACCCTGGCCCTGCTGATGATGCACGGCGCCATTTACCTGGTGATGAAAACCGAGGACCGCATTTACACCAAGCTGACCATTATGGTGAAGAACACCACCATCTTCTTTGTGATCATGATCCTGCTTACCTCGTTCTATACCCTGCTGTACCTGCCGCACATGGCCACGGTGATACGCCGTTTCCCCGAGTTATTTGTGATACCGGTGATGATGGTGCTGGCCATTGCCAACATTACCCGGCAGATCACCAAACGCAAATACCTGTTCGCGTTCATCTCATCGTCGGTAACCATTAGTTTGCTGATGGTGCTGGTGGCTATCGAATTGTATCCTAATATGCTGCTCAGCAAGATCTCGCCGGCTAATCACTTAACCGTATACAATTCCTCATCGTCTGAAAAGACCCTTGGCATTATGCTGCTGATGGCGGCTATTGGCGTTCCGATGGTAGTAGGCTACACCACCTTTGTGTTTATGACCTTTAAGGGGAAAGTGAAACTGGATGAGATGAGTTATTGA
- a CDS encoding pseudouridine synthase, which yields MAFKNPRNSRDDKSGKSSGRPAKGDGAKRTTTSSARGKFGTDKPGTDRPKRSYNSDPSENRSFSRKPSGTGYGPGDKPARKFGSDAAGDKKSFGDKKPFGTGRKPYGDRDSKPAFGDRPKRAYGNNTDGDKKPFGAGRKPFGDRDSKPAFGDRPKRAYNSDAPADRKTGGFKKREGDNVNETPFRKRPESSYAQRRERQQEEAPERIMRSRNKKADKPADDGLIRLNRYISNAGICSRRKADELIVAGVVSVNGEVISELGFKVNPQKDVIRYNGETLKREKMVYVLLNKPKDYITTTDDPQERRTVMHLVEKASRERIYPVGRLDRNTTGLLLMTNDGDLADKLSHPRNSVVKLYQVELNKALTQGDLNKIGFGLELEDGFIKPDMVAYVTGGTKREVGIQIHSGKNRIVRRIFESLGYEVVKLDRTIYANLTKKDLPRGRWRFLEEEEIIQLKHLIK from the coding sequence ATGGCATTTAAAAATCCACGGAACAGTCGTGACGACAAGTCCGGCAAATCATCCGGCAGGCCCGCGAAGGGCGACGGCGCAAAAAGAACCACCACATCTTCGGCCCGTGGTAAGTTCGGTACAGACAAACCCGGTACCGACAGGCCCAAAAGAAGCTACAACAGCGACCCATCAGAAAACAGATCATTTTCACGCAAACCATCAGGCACAGGCTACGGCCCCGGCGATAAACCCGCGCGCAAATTTGGCAGCGATGCAGCCGGCGATAAAAAATCGTTTGGCGATAAAAAGCCATTCGGCACAGGCCGCAAACCTTATGGCGACCGCGACAGCAAGCCCGCCTTTGGCGACCGCCCGAAACGTGCTTATGGCAATAATACCGATGGTGATAAAAAGCCATTTGGCGCAGGCCGCAAACCATTTGGCGACCGCGACAGCAAACCCGCCTTTGGCGACCGCCCAAAGCGTGCCTATAACAGTGATGCCCCGGCAGATAGAAAAACCGGCGGCTTTAAAAAGCGCGAAGGCGATAACGTAAACGAAACGCCATTCCGCAAGCGCCCTGAAAGCAGCTACGCGCAACGCCGCGAACGCCAGCAGGAAGAAGCTCCTGAACGCATAATGCGCAGCCGCAATAAAAAGGCCGATAAACCTGCAGATGACGGCCTGATCCGCTTGAACCGCTATATCTCTAACGCCGGGATCTGCTCGCGCCGCAAGGCCGATGAATTGATCGTGGCCGGTGTGGTATCGGTAAATGGCGAGGTGATCAGCGAACTGGGCTTTAAAGTAAACCCGCAAAAGGATGTGATCCGTTATAACGGCGAGACCCTGAAGCGCGAGAAAATGGTTTACGTATTGCTGAACAAGCCGAAGGATTATATCACAACTACCGACGACCCGCAGGAGCGCCGCACCGTAATGCACCTGGTTGAAAAAGCCAGCCGCGAGCGTATTTACCCTGTTGGCCGCCTTGACCGTAATACTACCGGCCTGTTATTAATGACTAACGACGGCGACCTGGCCGATAAGTTATCGCATCCGCGTAACAGCGTGGTGAAGCTGTACCAGGTTGAACTGAATAAAGCCTTAACCCAGGGCGACCTGAACAAAATAGGCTTTGGCCTTGAACTGGAAGACGGTTTTATTAAACCCGATATGGTAGCCTACGTAACCGGCGGCACCAAACGTGAAGTAGGGATCCAAATACACAGCGGCAAAAACCGTATCGTACGCCGCATTTTCGAATCGCTGGGTTACGAGGTGGTAAAGCTCGACCGCACCATCTACGCTAACCTTACCAAAAAAGACCTGCCACGCGGCCGCTGGCGCTTTTTAGAGGAAGAAGAGATTATCCAACTGAAGCATTTGATAAAATAA
- a CDS encoding LIC_13387 family protein → MKPKLLLRIAAILMLLHTLGHSVGALTWTQAPNAAMAAVIGAMQSTHFDFSGKSVTLGAFFSGYGITMIFVLLFISVLLWLLSNETANKLCIRLLAPLTALLLAMAVTEYIYFFPVPAVLTALAGVCTLWARVRIGSSS, encoded by the coding sequence ATGAAACCTAAATTATTACTGCGCATTGCAGCCATATTAATGCTGCTGCACACCCTGGGACACAGCGTTGGCGCCCTTACCTGGACTCAAGCGCCAAATGCGGCCATGGCGGCGGTGATCGGCGCCATGCAAAGCACGCATTTTGATTTTTCGGGCAAGTCGGTAACCTTAGGCGCGTTCTTCAGCGGGTACGGCATCACCATGATATTTGTGCTGCTGTTTATCAGCGTGCTGCTCTGGCTGCTGTCTAACGAAACAGCGAATAAGTTATGCATCCGCCTGCTGGCGCCTTTAACGGCGTTATTGCTGGCTATGGCGGTAACCGAGTATATCTACTTCTTCCCGGTGCCTGCGGTACTTACGGCGTTGGCGGGGGTGTGTACGTTATGGGCGCGGGTAAGAATAGGAAGTTCGTCATAG
- a CDS encoding lytic transglycosylase domain-containing protein, with amino-acid sequence MIKKHLITCSVILVLFIVSQLFICSTNFKRKAVSVTTTTVDEKAVNSIPLFIRYNKDANDEINFADESTPVNNTGVTRKLNRSIRANSYRNIGSDVLHKKAKMLFPIIEPILKIYGIPEDFKYIPLVESGLSSGTSVKGARGLWQFMPGTARTYGLKVNKNVDERLNVRKSTIAACIYLRELFGEYNNWTLTAAAYNLGTIKLNRAIRQNKKRNYYFMHLNAETGSYVYKLLAMKAIINKPDNYGYKNNYAWINRPDLLAAN; translated from the coding sequence ATGATTAAAAAACACTTAATTACGTGCTCCGTAATTTTGGTGCTGTTTATCGTTTCTCAGCTGTTTATTTGCAGTACAAACTTTAAGAGGAAAGCAGTATCCGTTACCACTACTACTGTCGACGAAAAAGCAGTCAACAGTATCCCTCTCTTCATCAGGTACAATAAAGATGCCAATGATGAAATTAATTTTGCCGATGAATCAACTCCGGTAAACAATACAGGGGTTACCCGCAAGCTTAATCGCTCTATACGCGCGAACAGCTATCGCAATATAGGTTCGGATGTGTTGCATAAAAAGGCCAAAATGTTGTTCCCGATCATCGAACCGATATTGAAGATCTATGGTATTCCTGAAGATTTTAAGTATATCCCACTGGTAGAATCGGGTTTAAGTTCGGGAACATCTGTAAAAGGCGCCCGCGGATTGTGGCAATTTATGCCCGGTACAGCGCGCACTTATGGCCTGAAGGTAAATAAAAACGTAGATGAGCGGCTTAATGTGCGTAAATCTACCATAGCAGCCTGTATTTACCTGCGCGAATTATTTGGCGAGTATAACAACTGGACCCTTACGGCCGCGGCCTATAACCTGGGTACCATTAAGCTAAACCGCGCCATCAGGCAAAACAAAAAGCGTAATTACTATTTTATGCACCTTAACGCCGAAACCGGTAGCTATGTGTATAAACTACTGGCCATGAAGGCTATTATTAACAAGCCTGATAATTACGGCTACAAAAACAATTACGCGTGGATAAACCGCCCCGATTTACTGGCGGCTAACTAA